The following are from one region of the Desulfurispira natronophila genome:
- a CDS encoding type II secretion system protein N, whose translation MGTLINHPAVAKLLTLLGPFVVVAVVVSTAYSLSQLTWQLSMPTPQKPPATGERGPEQLSASDTDRSQAATIAGWNLFGTEEVKEEVESPKVDMINAPQTRMRLKLEGVFVARNPDNSLALIANQGQAANVYTVGSSIPGGATLAGVFADRVVLQRDDAFETLRFPDSDEDIGLQETQTRSTPTSEPRRSSSRRERAEQSAPPQRELTDQDNLVQNIQRMTPESFMYTYAPVMESNPQAILDGAGLTPQSSSNGEPGGYAVGSNAPAELMEQIGLQQGDVIVSVNNHPVGDVQRDRQLVNQIIESGVARIEIRRGSRQFVVTYPLR comes from the coding sequence ATGGGAACACTGATAAATCATCCTGCCGTAGCGAAACTTCTCACTCTCCTCGGCCCTTTCGTCGTAGTAGCAGTGGTAGTCAGTACAGCCTACTCCCTCTCTCAGCTGACCTGGCAACTCAGCATGCCGACACCCCAGAAGCCACCCGCAACCGGGGAAAGAGGTCCTGAACAGCTTTCTGCCTCCGATACTGACAGAAGCCAAGCCGCCACCATTGCTGGATGGAATCTCTTTGGCACAGAGGAAGTAAAAGAAGAAGTGGAGTCGCCAAAAGTCGATATGATCAACGCGCCTCAGACTCGCATGCGCCTCAAACTCGAGGGCGTATTTGTGGCGCGCAATCCCGATAATTCCCTGGCCCTGATTGCCAATCAGGGCCAGGCGGCTAATGTTTATACCGTAGGCAGCTCCATTCCCGGTGGAGCCACACTGGCAGGTGTCTTTGCCGATCGTGTGGTTTTGCAGCGTGACGACGCTTTCGAGACCTTGCGCTTCCCCGACAGTGACGAGGATATTGGGTTGCAGGAGACACAAACCCGGAGTACACCTACATCGGAGCCGCGTCGCAGTAGCTCCAGGCGTGAACGGGCAGAACAGTCGGCGCCACCACAGCGGGAGCTGACGGACCAGGATAACTTGGTACAGAATATTCAGCGTATGACCCCGGAAAGCTTTATGTACACCTATGCTCCCGTAATGGAGTCAAATCCCCAGGCAATTCTTGATGGTGCGGGACTAACCCCCCAGTCATCCTCCAATGGCGAACCGGGAGGCTACGCTGTGGGAAGCAATGCACCGGCAGAACTGATGGAGCAAATCGGACTGCAGCAGGGTGATGTCATAGTCTCCGTAAACAATCATCCGGTGGGTGATGTGCAGCGTGATCGCCAACTGGTGAATCAGATCATAGAGTCTGGAGTAGCTCGCATTGAAATCCGGCGCGGATCGCGCCAGTTTGTGGTGACCTACCCTCTGCGATGA
- the hisS gene encoding histidine--tRNA ligase: MSTNNIKAVRGFNDILPNQSRIWGAAEDIMRHTLQQWGYGEIRLPIMERTELFCRTIGENTDIVGKEMYSFADKGDESVTLRPEGTAGVVRAYVENRIYSEMAPQKLWYMGPMFRYERPQKGRYRQFHQLGVEIFGETSALVDAESIALGYTILQELGVAPGIQVEINNIGCPACRPSYRDALVSFLRQYEGSLCSNCVERIDKNPLRVLDCKRAECREIVAPAPTIDDYRCEDCCAHYSTLQNCLEHFGVPFTMTPFMVRGLDYYVGTAFEYTTTLLGSQNAIGGGGRYDRLVKDLGGPDTPAVGFALGMERVMLLVEHFGSLATSQGMDYFIGYTAEAYTPHGLRLLQHLRQRGYRCEIDSRQRSAKNIFKRGHRLEAKQVVLIGDDEASSQRYMVKNMESSQQDLLALDDIGTR; encoded by the coding sequence ATGTCAACGAACAACATCAAAGCCGTACGCGGTTTTAACGATATTCTTCCCAATCAGAGCCGCATTTGGGGCGCAGCTGAAGATATTATGCGCCACACCCTTCAGCAGTGGGGCTACGGGGAGATTCGCCTGCCCATCATGGAGCGAACAGAGCTTTTTTGTCGTACGATTGGTGAAAACACCGATATAGTCGGCAAAGAGATGTATTCCTTTGCCGATAAAGGTGATGAGTCCGTCACCTTGCGTCCAGAGGGAACCGCCGGTGTGGTGCGGGCCTATGTGGAAAACCGTATCTACAGCGAAATGGCGCCTCAGAAACTCTGGTACATGGGCCCAATGTTTCGCTACGAGCGTCCACAAAAGGGACGCTATCGCCAGTTCCATCAACTGGGAGTAGAAATTTTTGGTGAGACCAGCGCCCTGGTTGACGCCGAAAGCATTGCCTTAGGCTACACTATTTTACAAGAACTGGGGGTTGCCCCAGGGATCCAGGTAGAGATCAACAATATCGGTTGCCCTGCCTGCCGCCCAAGTTATCGTGATGCATTGGTGAGTTTCTTGCGTCAATACGAAGGGAGCCTCTGCTCAAACTGCGTAGAACGCATTGATAAAAATCCCCTGCGGGTACTGGATTGCAAGCGGGCAGAGTGCCGCGAAATCGTAGCCCCAGCACCCACCATAGATGACTACCGGTGTGAAGACTGCTGCGCCCACTACTCCACTCTGCAAAACTGCCTTGAGCACTTCGGAGTACCCTTCACCATGACACCCTTCATGGTGCGGGGGCTTGACTACTACGTAGGCACCGCCTTCGAGTATACGACAACGCTTCTTGGCTCCCAGAATGCCATCGGCGGCGGTGGACGCTACGATCGACTGGTGAAGGACCTGGGTGGACCCGACACTCCAGCGGTAGGCTTTGCGCTGGGGATGGAACGTGTCATGTTGCTGGTGGAGCACTTTGGCAGCCTGGCTACCAGCCAGGGTATGGACTACTTTATCGGCTATACTGCCGAAGCCTACACTCCCCATGGCCTCAGGCTACTACAGCATTTACGACAGCGAGGCTACCGCTGTGAAATCGACAGTCGCCAGCGCTCAGCAAAAAACATCTTTAAGCGCGGACACCGGCTGGAAGCAAAACAAGTAGTACTTATTGGCGATGATGAAGCCAGCAGCCAACGCTATATGGTTAAGAATATGGAGTCATCGCAACAGGACTTACTCGCACTGGACGATATCGGCACCAGGTAG
- the aspS gene encoding aspartate--tRNA ligase, which translates to MMDTIQGLQRSHSCGQLTTANIGETVTVMGWAHRRRDHGGLIFVDLRDRDGLTQLVIDPQVCAESHRKAEDVRTEYVLAAVGRVRNRPEGTVNDKLHTGAIEVIVDELRILSAAKTPPFMIDEYSEVSENLRLKYRYLDLRRPEIQKHIINRHRLTRSMREYMYENGFLDIETPVLTKSTPEGARDYLVPARVNPGRFFALPQSPQLFKQLLMISGYDRYFQIVKCFRDEDLRADRQPEFTQLDIEMSFVDREDIYRLIEGLMEQLWQDMHGTAISTPFPRMSYHEAMNRFGTDRPDTRFGLELQDLSDLDFSGFKVFQSAIDNGGQVKAINGTGCEFLSRKDIDDITKDLSVYGAKGLAYIKVRENEYQSPITKFIGEKTLADIVKRMGAKPGDCIFFMADTATVVAASLGQLRLMLAKRLDIIPEGTFNFLWVTDFPLLEWDEEAKRFVAIHHPFTAPLDEDIPLLDSDPGQARAKAYDLVLNGSEIGGGSIRIHSTELQQRMFGLLGIGEEEARLKFGFLLDALEFGAPPHGGIAFGVDRVAMLLSGTDSIRDVIAFPKTQKATCLLTDAPSKVESKQLDELFIKSTFVE; encoded by the coding sequence ATCATGGACACCATTCAGGGACTGCAAAGAAGCCACAGCTGTGGCCAGCTCACTACCGCCAATATTGGTGAAACCGTAACCGTTATGGGCTGGGCCCATCGCCGCCGTGATCATGGCGGCCTTATCTTTGTCGATCTGCGAGATCGCGACGGCCTCACCCAGCTGGTGATAGACCCTCAGGTCTGTGCAGAGTCCCATCGCAAAGCAGAAGATGTTCGTACCGAATATGTACTGGCTGCAGTCGGTCGAGTGCGCAATCGCCCTGAAGGAACGGTAAACGATAAACTTCACACCGGGGCTATCGAGGTGATTGTCGACGAGCTACGCATTCTCAGCGCAGCCAAGACACCACCATTCATGATAGATGAGTACAGCGAGGTCAGCGAAAACCTGCGCCTGAAATATCGTTACCTGGATCTGCGTCGCCCGGAAATCCAAAAGCATATTATTAACCGCCACCGTCTGACCCGCTCCATGCGGGAATACATGTACGAGAACGGCTTTCTCGACATTGAAACACCAGTGTTGACCAAGTCGACCCCGGAGGGCGCCCGAGATTACCTAGTGCCAGCCCGGGTCAACCCGGGGCGCTTTTTCGCTTTGCCTCAATCCCCCCAGCTCTTCAAGCAGCTACTGATGATATCCGGCTACGATCGCTATTTCCAAATTGTCAAATGTTTCCGTGACGAAGACTTACGAGCTGACCGCCAGCCAGAGTTCACTCAGCTGGATATCGAAATGAGCTTTGTAGATCGCGAAGATATCTATCGTCTTATCGAAGGCCTGATGGAGCAACTGTGGCAAGATATGCACGGTACTGCCATCAGCACCCCCTTCCCCCGAATGTCGTACCACGAAGCCATGAACCGTTTTGGCACCGACCGTCCAGATACCCGTTTTGGTCTGGAATTGCAGGACTTGAGCGACCTGGACTTCTCCGGCTTTAAGGTCTTTCAAAGTGCCATCGATAACGGTGGTCAAGTGAAGGCTATTAACGGTACCGGCTGTGAGTTTCTCAGCCGCAAGGATATCGACGATATTACCAAAGACTTGTCGGTTTATGGCGCCAAAGGGCTGGCCTATATCAAAGTGAGAGAAAACGAGTATCAAAGTCCTATCACCAAATTTATTGGCGAAAAGACCTTGGCAGACATAGTGAAGCGCATGGGTGCCAAGCCCGGCGACTGTATCTTCTTCATGGCCGACACTGCCACAGTGGTCGCTGCTTCTTTGGGCCAACTACGACTTATGCTGGCCAAACGCCTTGACATTATACCGGAAGGAACATTTAATTTCCTGTGGGTTACAGACTTCCCTCTGCTTGAGTGGGATGAGGAGGCCAAACGCTTTGTGGCTATTCACCACCCCTTCACTGCCCCACTGGATGAAGATATCCCACTCCTCGACAGCGACCCTGGGCAGGCTCGGGCAAAAGCCTACGATCTTGTTCTCAACGGCTCCGAAATAGGTGGCGGCTCTATACGTATCCACTCCACTGAACTTCAACAACGCATGTTCGGCCTGCTGGGTATTGGCGAAGAAGAGGCCCGGCTCAAGTTCGGGTTTCTCCTTGATGCCCTGGAGTTCGGTGCACCTCCTCACGGCGGAATCGCCTTTGGGGTAGATCGAGTTGCGATGTTGCTTTCTGGAACTGATTCCATTCGTGACGTCATAGCCTTTCCAAAAACACAGAAGGCCACTTGCCTTCTAACAGATGCACCAAGCAAGGTTGAAAGCAAACAACTGGATGAGCTTTTTATAAAAAGCACTTTTGTTGAGTAA
- the rdgC gene encoding recombination-associated protein RdgC yields MAFYTGSISYTPYMVQGEAGIDYMDELSECLIKHRFVSFDEVEFSESTMGWVSPKNFLHNHFTTDDVFPSREHMLVSLRLDKKVVPSPMLKAMLPEREHQYRLDAGKERLSRDDRLFVKEQTRQHLLRQQYPQTKVWDVLYDIPAGRIYFGSTSQSANDLFVEYFRKSFDRKIFLMSPQWRMENMELSSAMAWAREQLAPENFGGDHE; encoded by the coding sequence ATGGCATTTTACACTGGCTCCATCAGCTACACGCCCTATATGGTACAGGGTGAAGCTGGAATTGACTATATGGATGAGCTCTCTGAGTGCCTGATCAAGCACCGCTTTGTCTCGTTTGACGAAGTGGAGTTTTCCGAAAGCACCATGGGTTGGGTGTCCCCCAAAAACTTTCTTCACAATCACTTTACTACTGACGATGTTTTTCCCTCCCGGGAGCACATGTTGGTATCCCTGCGTCTGGACAAAAAGGTCGTTCCTTCCCCAATGCTCAAGGCCATGCTGCCGGAAAGGGAGCATCAATATCGTCTGGATGCCGGCAAGGAGCGACTCTCCCGGGACGATCGCCTCTTTGTCAAGGAGCAGACACGGCAACACCTCTTGCGCCAGCAGTACCCCCAGACCAAGGTGTGGGATGTCCTCTACGACATCCCCGCCGGGCGCATCTATTTCGGCTCCACCTCCCAAAGTGCCAATGACCTTTTTGTGGAGTATTTTCGTAAAAGTTTTGATCGCAAAATATTCCTGATGTCTCCCCAGTGGCGCATGGAGAATATGGAGCTGAGCTCTGCCATGGCCTGGGCACGGGAGCAGCTGGCACCGGAAAACTTCGGAGGCGACCATGAGTGA
- a CDS encoding Mrp/NBP35 family ATP-binding protein, producing MSTTITTDQVRHSLSQVKDPEIGKTLLELGMIKDIAIDGVNVTVTVELTTAACPLKSTIESDCRQAVTNGIPEAGAVTINLTARDQETPSELLPGVKNIIAVGSGKGGVGKSTVSANLAVALTRLGHKVGLLDMDFYGPSIPAMLGIAPDHKPTVKDDRIIPVEKHGVHVISIGFFLEEESPVIWRAPMVHAALKQFIEDVNWGELDYLILDLPPGTGDIQLSMVHMLPVTGALIVSTPQDMALLDAKKAVSMFQACSVEVLGIVENMSYHICPQCQHQSYLFGEKGARKYADERKIPFLGDLPLEFQVREAGDEGNPFYLALDEENHIHNKFHRIATNLKASVDVRNQTKPAPQPLSAQSASGCGGGHGH from the coding sequence ATGAGCACCACTATTACCACCGATCAGGTTCGCCATTCCCTTTCCCAGGTCAAGGACCCGGAGATAGGCAAGACCCTGCTGGAACTCGGCATGATCAAAGATATCGCCATTGATGGCGTTAATGTAACTGTAACGGTAGAACTAACCACGGCAGCCTGCCCACTGAAGTCAACCATAGAGAGTGATTGCCGTCAGGCCGTGACAAATGGGATACCTGAGGCAGGGGCCGTAACAATTAACCTTACTGCCCGTGACCAGGAAACCCCATCTGAGCTTTTGCCTGGTGTAAAAAACATTATCGCTGTTGGCAGCGGAAAGGGAGGCGTGGGGAAATCCACCGTTAGCGCTAACCTGGCTGTTGCTTTGACTCGCCTTGGCCACAAGGTGGGCCTTCTGGACATGGACTTCTATGGACCCTCCATTCCTGCTATGCTGGGCATAGCTCCCGACCACAAACCGACGGTGAAGGACGACCGCATTATCCCGGTAGAAAAACACGGGGTGCATGTCATCAGCATAGGCTTCTTCCTTGAGGAGGAGAGTCCGGTCATCTGGCGTGCTCCTATGGTTCACGCTGCCCTGAAGCAATTTATTGAAGATGTGAACTGGGGAGAACTGGACTACCTGATACTCGATCTTCCCCCAGGAACAGGCGATATCCAACTCAGCATGGTGCACATGTTGCCGGTCACTGGAGCCCTTATCGTCTCCACTCCTCAGGATATGGCATTGCTGGACGCCAAAAAAGCCGTTTCCATGTTTCAGGCCTGCTCCGTTGAAGTGCTTGGCATTGTCGAAAACATGAGCTACCACATCTGCCCTCAGTGCCAGCATCAAAGTTATTTGTTTGGCGAGAAAGGGGCGCGCAAATACGCAGATGAACGAAAAATCCCTTTTCTGGGTGATCTACCCCTGGAATTTCAGGTGCGCGAGGCCGGTGATGAAGGGAATCCTTTCTATCTGGCGCTGGACGAAGAAAACCATATTCACAATAAGTTTCACCGTATCGCCACCAATCTCAAGGCCAGTGTAGACGTGCGCAATCAGACAAAACCAGCTCCACAACCTCTAAGTGCTCAATCTGCCAGTGGTTGTGGAGGTGGACACGGACATTGA
- the gspN gene encoding type II secretion system protein N yields MLSRKSILLIALLFFASYLLFAAVTLPAQLTWSQVQKQLPAEDVALTQIEGTLWRGSGQFHYQQHSVPLSWRVRLAELLRLRAGVEVSLSDPGLQSKATVSLSPAGTLRVTLDGQVHPARILELAQFRELEIPGPVRLEQLEVHLQGSHFSHATGNTTWSGGTVRSILPGNHFEIDFPALEGRLELEDDGPIFSIARSGDDQPILQASLNENGWARLVLMNHLTRAIDLPWPIQGGRDGTIISYEEKVF; encoded by the coding sequence ATGTTGTCCCGTAAAAGTATCCTGCTGATAGCCTTGCTTTTTTTCGCCTCATACCTACTCTTTGCCGCAGTGACTCTCCCTGCCCAGCTCACATGGTCCCAGGTGCAGAAACAGCTGCCTGCCGAGGACGTTGCTCTCACCCAGATTGAGGGCACCCTGTGGCGTGGCAGTGGGCAGTTTCACTACCAGCAACACTCGGTACCCCTGAGTTGGCGGGTGCGCCTTGCAGAGTTGCTGCGCCTGCGAGCTGGGGTAGAAGTATCCTTGAGCGATCCAGGCCTGCAGTCGAAAGCCACGGTCTCTCTTAGTCCAGCTGGGACGCTGCGGGTGACGCTGGATGGTCAGGTACATCCGGCACGAATACTTGAGTTAGCCCAGTTCCGGGAGCTGGAAATCCCAGGCCCTGTGCGCCTTGAGCAACTGGAAGTGCATCTTCAGGGTAGCCACTTTTCCCATGCAACTGGCAACACAACCTGGAGTGGCGGTACAGTGCGCTCTATCCTGCCAGGGAACCACTTTGAAATTGACTTCCCCGCCCTCGAAGGCAGGCTGGAGCTGGAGGATGACGGGCCAATTTTCAGTATTGCCCGCTCAGGCGATGATCAGCCAATACTGCAAGCCAGCCTCAACGAAAATGGCTGGGCACGCCTGGTGCTCATGAATCACCTGACACGTGCCATTGATCTTCCTTGGCCCATTCAGGGAGGACGCGATGGCACCATTATCAGCTATGAAGAGAAAGTTTTTTAA
- the pyrF gene encoding orotidine-5'-phosphate decarboxylase: protein MSSTIVVALDTRDRLAAKSIVAELAPHNPWFKVGKALFVSKGTAIVEELMENGANIFLDLKFHDIPNTVAEAARAAADIGVRMLNVHCLGGRKMMETTINSMADLSSRPLVVGVTILTSMNQGDLDEVGVREPLQEEVLRLARLARDSGLDGVVCSPQETELIKSELGSDFLTVTPGIRPAWSATDDQSRITTPADAARMGTDYMVIGRPIIKHQRPLEAYESIQKEIQSAVQ, encoded by the coding sequence ATGAGTTCTACTATTGTCGTTGCTCTTGATACCCGCGATCGCCTCGCCGCTAAAAGCATTGTTGCCGAGTTGGCTCCTCATAACCCCTGGTTCAAGGTGGGGAAAGCCCTCTTTGTCTCAAAGGGCACTGCCATTGTAGAAGAGCTGATGGAGAATGGGGCCAATATATTTCTTGATCTAAAGTTCCACGATATCCCCAATACCGTAGCCGAAGCAGCTCGAGCTGCCGCAGATATTGGTGTACGCATGCTGAATGTCCATTGTCTTGGTGGTCGTAAAATGATGGAAACGACTATTAACTCTATGGCAGACCTCTCCAGTCGTCCCCTGGTAGTAGGGGTCACCATCCTCACCAGCATGAACCAGGGGGATCTGGATGAGGTGGGAGTGCGCGAGCCATTGCAGGAGGAGGTGCTGCGACTGGCACGCCTGGCCAGGGATTCCGGCCTGGACGGCGTTGTCTGCTCTCCCCAGGAGACCGAGCTTATAAAAAGTGAACTGGGTAGCGACTTTCTTACCGTGACGCCCGGCATTCGTCCTGCCTGGTCTGCTACCGACGATCAATCTCGTATCACTACTCCCGCTGATGCCGCTCGTATGGGTACGGACTATATGGTCATTGGACGACCTATTATAAAACATCAACGCCCATTGGAAGCGTATGAATCCATTCAAAAAGAAATCCAGAGCGCTGTACAGTGA
- a CDS encoding acetyl-CoA hydrolase/transferase C-terminal domain-containing protein — MSDMKSRVRDTSLHHLFMKPEETVKFFSEAEKRPMNLGWSGFTPVGYPKVVPIAIADHVERNNLQGKWKFNLFIGASVGAETEDRWATLDIIDRRWPYQTGKNLGKAINTGKIRMGDKHLSMFAQDLRYGFYTKDEGGGLDVAIIEASAITENGDIVLAGSVGAAPEIIEVADKIIVEINTGLPSFEGMHDILTTDLPPFRQILPVTDVKQRIGTPWVPTDKSKIIAIVESKMPDNGRALKGTDEVSQAIADHIVEFFQAEVKGGRLPKNLLPLQSGVGNIANAVVGGLTASPFEDLVVFTEVLQDTFLPFLDSGKCKYINCTSLSLSNEGFEEWWSKYDKYKEMVMMRPQQISNNPELIRRLGVIGMNTPVEFDMYAHANSTLVGGTRMINGIGGSGDFERNAYISIMHCPSVRPSKTDEFGITGVVPKVPHVDHTEHDIDVLVTDQGLADLRGLAPKDRAREVINKCAHPAYKEYLMDYLERAEKKTGYHHEPQLLDECYKMHTSLQENGTMRFWEVK, encoded by the coding sequence ATGTCTGACATGAAGTCGCGTGTGCGTGACACATCCCTTCATCACCTCTTCATGAAACCCGAAGAAACTGTCAAGTTCTTTTCTGAAGCAGAAAAACGCCCTATGAATCTCGGATGGTCCGGCTTTACTCCCGTTGGTTACCCCAAAGTAGTTCCCATTGCTATTGCCGACCACGTTGAGCGCAACAACCTGCAAGGCAAGTGGAAGTTCAACCTCTTTATCGGCGCTTCTGTTGGTGCCGAGACGGAAGACCGCTGGGCTACCCTTGATATTATTGATCGTCGCTGGCCCTACCAGACCGGTAAAAACCTGGGCAAGGCCATTAATACTGGCAAGATTCGCATGGGTGACAAGCACCTCTCCATGTTTGCTCAGGACCTTCGATACGGTTTCTATACCAAGGATGAAGGCGGCGGACTCGACGTAGCTATCATTGAAGCTTCTGCCATCACGGAAAATGGTGACATTGTTCTTGCCGGTTCTGTAGGTGCTGCACCCGAAATCATTGAGGTAGCCGACAAAATTATTGTCGAAATCAATACGGGCCTGCCCTCTTTTGAAGGCATGCACGACATCCTTACCACTGACTTGCCTCCTTTCCGTCAGATCCTGCCAGTAACCGATGTCAAGCAGCGTATTGGCACTCCCTGGGTCCCCACCGACAAAAGCAAAATTATCGCTATTGTCGAATCCAAGATGCCGGACAATGGTCGTGCACTCAAGGGGACAGACGAAGTTTCCCAGGCTATCGCCGATCACATTGTTGAGTTCTTCCAGGCTGAAGTTAAGGGCGGACGTCTACCCAAAAACCTGCTTCCCCTGCAGTCCGGTGTGGGTAACATTGCCAATGCCGTTGTTGGTGGCTTGACCGCCTCACCATTTGAGGATCTGGTAGTATTTACTGAAGTTCTGCAGGATACCTTCCTGCCTTTCCTCGACTCTGGCAAGTGTAAGTACATCAACTGTACCTCACTGTCTCTCTCCAATGAAGGCTTTGAGGAGTGGTGGAGCAAGTACGACAAGTACAAAGAAATGGTGATGATGCGTCCTCAGCAGATCTCCAACAACCCTGAGCTCATTCGCCGCCTCGGTGTCATCGGCATGAATACGCCCGTAGAGTTTGACATGTATGCCCATGCCAACTCCACGCTGGTAGGCGGTACGCGCATGATTAACGGTATTGGCGGTTCCGGTGACTTTGAGCGCAACGCTTATATCTCTATCATGCACTGCCCTTCAGTGCGTCCCTCCAAGACAGACGAGTTTGGCATCACCGGCGTGGTTCCCAAGGTTCCCCACGTGGACCACACCGAGCACGACATCGACGTATTGGTTACCGATCAAGGTCTTGCCGACTTGCGTGGCTTGGCTCCCAAGGATCGCGCCCGCGAGGTCATCAACAAGTGTGCTCACCCTGCTTACAAAGAGTACCTTATGGACTACCTGGAGCGAGCCGAAAAGAAGACTGGCTACCACCACGAGCCTCAGCTGCTGGACGAGTGCTACAAAATGCACACCAGCCTGCAGGAAAATGGCACCATGCGTTTCTGGGAAGTCAAGTAA
- a CDS encoding manganese efflux pump MntP family protein: protein MLTGMLVLGLVVASNNFAVAIGLGAMGHGLHRWRIAVVFGFFEFLAPLLGLWAGHEMSTMLHQRGPWLAAPLLAALGLWAVWDAFIASQHDWQRKERFYHRALISWVGLVVLAVILSVDNLLVGFSLGVNVVASLSLAAYISLFTVLFTLLGLYIGSACRHHWEKAAQVLSGLLFIGLGMYLWGG, encoded by the coding sequence ATGCTAACAGGTATGTTGGTGCTGGGGTTGGTGGTGGCCAGCAATAATTTTGCTGTGGCTATTGGCCTGGGAGCAATGGGGCATGGTCTGCATCGCTGGCGAATAGCAGTGGTTTTTGGTTTTTTCGAATTTCTGGCCCCTCTGCTGGGTCTTTGGGCTGGCCATGAGATGTCCACCATGCTTCACCAACGTGGCCCATGGCTGGCGGCACCATTATTGGCAGCCCTGGGGCTGTGGGCTGTGTGGGATGCCTTTATCGCCAGTCAGCATGACTGGCAGCGCAAAGAGCGCTTTTATCATCGTGCTCTCATTTCGTGGGTGGGGCTGGTGGTTCTGGCTGTCATCCTCAGTGTAGACAACCTTTTGGTTGGGTTTTCCCTGGGGGTAAATGTAGTAGCCTCACTCTCCCTGGCGGCGTATATCTCCCTTTTTACTGTACTGTTTACCCTTTTGGGCCTTTACATTGGCAGTGCCTGCCGCCATCACTGGGAAAAGGCAGCCCAAGTGCTGTCCGGTCTTTTGTTTATCGGCCTGGGGATGTACTTGTGGGGTGGGTGA